DNA sequence from the Ignavibacteria bacterium genome:
CCATTGCAGCTTCATAGATCAGCGCCGCCTCAACAAAGACATATTTGCTTTTTTTCGATAATTCCTTTACTTCACCGTCAATTTCTTTTATTACCGCCGGATGAACAATGGAGTTAATTTTATTTACCCCTTCAGGATTAGAAAATACCTTTTCAGCCAGGTAAGCGGTGTTTACTCCCGAAAGATCATATGCATTCTTTCCAAAGGCCGAAATTATCTTTTTCCTTACAGATTCATCCTTAAGAAGTATATCCTTGGCTTTTTTATCGGCATTAATAACCGGGTAGCCTTTTTCAGACAGAAAACCGCAGAATTCACTTTTCCCGGAACCGATGCCGCCGGTTACGGCTACAACTAAACTTTTTCCCATTTTCACCTGTTTTTCTTCTTTTTGCTCAGATATCGAAACAATAAGATAACGAATTAAGCCGAACTAAAAAATATTGAATATCAAAAAAAAATGCCATTCTGTGACGCAGAACGGCATTTTCTAATTTTATACTGCAGCGAATTATTTTT
Encoded proteins:
- a CDS encoding dephospho-CoA kinase; translation: MGKSLVVAVTGGIGSGKSEFCGFLSEKGYPVINADKKAKDILLKDESVRKKIISAFGKNAYDLSGVNTAYLAEKVFSNPEGVNKINSIVHPAVIKEIDGEVKELSKKSKYVFVEAALIYEAAMEDMFDYVVLVTAPAETRIKRVIQKGKMTEEAIRKRMENQIPDEEKKEWADFSFENNSGLDELKKKADFLITLLNLVAV